One part of the Chitinophagales bacterium genome encodes these proteins:
- a CDS encoding T9SS type A sorting domain-containing protein: protein MSTFYNFMLSHCLKKAKRTVLIGISFISTLSIVNAQPCLYGTPQVTCNLAAPTKEGSSITCNIVTSGNIFRVNGMVAGATYRVSNCGSGFDTQISIFPKGGGTSQAYNDDNGIACSGTAASMDFVPVITGTYDLKLTKWNCLTDGIPGALTVTLEPPANPCNDVVKIPDCGISTGLTILSGNGIYDIPVTTCGFSTPGKENIFSFTAATTGNYSLDVNSIESDGGYIDFMYKDAAIGCNESGWYCIGDLNTPGNVGTISMTGGTKYYILLDPEFTAGATCSFTISCSASKFDPCSDIGFISSCNEMVTATIPEGTGIYNTTSASCSAATPGKEQIFSFSPAVSGNYSINTSGVSGGYFDFLYKEATVCSDSNWICIGATDTAGRFGPLTMIANTIYYILLDPEFTSGGSCTFSIPCLGQTVINDNVCNPIMLQEGNNGPYSNEGASVELNEPAPPDSGCNVLTGWCDSVLEHTIWFTFTAPSSGRISLSSAGFDTQLAIWQAGDCSDFSSFSLIAANDNDSLSGNSLLNPVNCLVPGREYYVQLDGKNGDTGDAIIGLQYLNSPDAGFSGLLPAYCSIDSPSLLVPVTPGGIFSGPGIENNLFKPALASAGIDTITYSLNSCYSSFQTTLLNVAGIWYKDNDNDGYGNPSIFTESCNRPLNFVSNDSDCNDNNGAVHPGAIDSCTNNIDDNCDGVTDNGSQFTFYSDADQDGYGNSSDTIHSCVPSPGYVNVAGDCDDGNPEINPAALEACNGIDDNCNGETDEGITLVFYADSDGDGYGKGTSSIQGCIAPEGYVSDSTDCNDNDSTAHALQFFYADRDHDGFGGGIGLSACKGTAPTGFTTVNGDCNDRYKTINPNALELCNGIDDNCNGIIDDSSQKTYYIDKDSDQFGDPDSSILSCTPQSGYAEVAGDCNDGDAGINPDAAETCNGIDDNCNGTIDDNSQKVYYQDMDSDSYGNSDSSFFGCTPPAGYTEASGDCNDNNPEMNPGVSETCNGLDDNCNGITDDNALSATITALGPTDFCAQGSVVLKASPADSSYTYLWIRDSVILSSHTRDSTTAKRSGMYSVIISDSNCTDTSGIITVNEIPKPVVSIMPSGTLTICPGIPVTLSALTDEAVAYQWKKGGTDIAGAIDSVYIVPEDSTGKFKVSITTSEGCHNSSDFTIISRLEGPKKAEITVLNGGNLDLCSGNVRLQSNGSSSLVYQWYKNDILLAGATGRSLYPKKPGDYKVQVTLKSDSCSRFSAPVTVTSSCRLSDGIDDNILGLSIFPNPADNKFTINLREQGATDRPAIMQMINTLGQVIYTRTEMIVKGKLITEINLEPTLSSNTYLVKIITAEKVYTEQLIIQH, encoded by the coding sequence ATGAGCACCTTTTACAATTTTATGCTAAGCCACTGTTTAAAAAAGGCAAAGCGCACCGTTCTCATCGGAATTTCTTTTATTTCGACTCTGTCTATCGTTAACGCTCAGCCCTGTTTGTACGGAACGCCTCAGGTTACCTGTAACCTCGCAGCACCAACAAAAGAAGGCAGCAGCATCACCTGCAATATTGTAACCTCGGGTAATATTTTCAGGGTGAACGGAATGGTGGCTGGCGCTACTTATAGAGTTTCCAATTGCGGAAGCGGCTTTGACACCCAGATATCAATATTTCCAAAAGGCGGAGGCACTTCCCAGGCGTATAATGATGACAATGGCATCGCTTGTTCGGGTACTGCAGCGTCAATGGATTTCGTGCCGGTAATCACCGGAACGTACGACCTAAAGCTTACTAAATGGAATTGCCTTACGGATGGAATACCCGGAGCTCTTACGGTAACTCTGGAGCCACCTGCAAATCCCTGTAACGATGTGGTTAAAATACCGGACTGTGGCATTTCCACAGGTCTAACGATCTTAAGCGGAAATGGCATTTACGATATACCCGTTACCACTTGCGGATTCAGCACGCCGGGTAAAGAAAATATTTTTTCATTTACTGCGGCCACTACGGGAAATTATTCCTTAGATGTTAATTCCATTGAATCGGATGGAGGATATATTGATTTCATGTACAAAGATGCCGCCATCGGTTGTAATGAAAGTGGCTGGTATTGCATCGGAGACCTCAACACTCCTGGAAATGTGGGTACTATCTCTATGACCGGGGGGACAAAATATTATATTTTACTGGATCCTGAATTTACTGCAGGAGCTACCTGCTCATTCACGATCAGCTGCTCCGCTTCAAAATTTGACCCATGCTCTGATATAGGTTTCATTTCTTCCTGCAATGAAATGGTTACAGCAACCATACCGGAAGGAACAGGTATCTATAATACCACGTCTGCCTCTTGCTCAGCTGCGACACCGGGAAAGGAGCAAATATTCTCCTTTAGTCCTGCTGTATCCGGCAATTATTCGATTAATACATCTGGTGTTTCAGGCGGATATTTCGATTTTTTATATAAGGAGGCAACGGTATGCTCTGACAGCAACTGGATCTGCATTGGAGCAACAGATACTGCAGGAAGATTCGGTCCTCTGACTATGATTGCAAATACAATTTATTACATCCTTCTTGACCCTGAGTTTACCTCTGGCGGATCGTGCACATTCAGCATTCCCTGTTTGGGTCAGACGGTAATCAATGATAATGTCTGCAATCCTATTATGCTGCAGGAAGGAAATAACGGGCCTTATTCAAACGAAGGAGCCTCCGTAGAATTAAACGAACCAGCTCCTCCGGACAGTGGCTGTAATGTTCTTACCGGGTGGTGCGATTCCGTTTTGGAGCATACCATATGGTTCACCTTTACAGCGCCTTCATCGGGAAGGATAAGTCTTTCATCTGCTGGATTCGACACCCAACTGGCTATCTGGCAAGCCGGCGATTGCAGTGATTTCTCCTCATTTTCATTAATCGCTGCAAATGATAATGACAGCCTATCAGGAAATTCGCTTCTTAATCCGGTGAATTGCCTGGTGCCCGGGCGTGAATACTATGTTCAATTGGATGGCAAAAATGGGGATACCGGTGATGCGATTATTGGGCTTCAGTATCTGAATTCACCTGATGCAGGCTTTTCCGGACTTTTACCGGCATATTGCAGCATTGATTCTCCTTCCTTATTAGTGCCTGTAACTCCCGGAGGTATATTCAGTGGGCCAGGTATTGAAAATAATTTATTCAAACCAGCTCTTGCAAGTGCCGGAATCGATACTATCACGTACTCACTTAATTCCTGCTATAGTTCTTTTCAAACAACGCTCCTTAACGTTGCAGGAATTTGGTATAAAGACAATGATAATGATGGATATGGAAATCCGTCTATTTTCACTGAGTCATGCAACCGGCCTTTGAATTTTGTTTCCAATGATTCAGATTGCAATGATAATAACGGTGCAGTACACCCCGGAGCTATTGATAGCTGTACGAATAACATAGACGATAACTGTGATGGTGTTACCGATAACGGATCCCAATTCACTTTTTATTCTGATGCCGATCAGGACGGCTATGGAAACAGTAGTGATACCATTCATTCCTGTGTGCCTTCACCTGGTTATGTAAATGTGGCCGGCGACTGCGATGATGGTAATCCAGAAATAAATCCAGCTGCTCTGGAAGCGTGTAATGGTATTGACGATAACTGCAATGGCGAAACCGACGAGGGGATAACTCTTGTATTTTATGCAGATTCGGATGGGGACGGGTATGGAAAGGGTACCTCATCAATACAGGGATGTATTGCACCCGAAGGATATGTGAGCGACAGCACGGATTGCAATGACAATGATTCAACAGCACATGCATTACAATTTTTTTATGCTGACCGTGATCATGATGGATTTGGAGGTGGCATAGGTCTCTCTGCATGTAAAGGAACTGCACCTACGGGTTTTACCACAGTGAATGGTGATTGCAACGACCGTTACAAAACGATTAATCCAAATGCTTTAGAACTCTGTAATGGAATTGATGATAACTGCAATGGAATTATAGACGACAGCAGTCAGAAAACATATTATATAGATAAAGACAGCGATCAGTTCGGAGATCCCGATTCATCGATTCTTAGCTGCACGCCACAATCAGGTTATGCTGAGGTGGCAGGTGATTGTAATGATGGTGATGCTGGCATTAATCCTGATGCCGCTGAAACCTGCAATGGCATTGATGATAACTGCAATGGAACTATTGATGACAACAGTCAAAAGGTTTATTACCAGGATATGGATAGCGATAGCTACGGAAATTCTGATTCATCATTTTTTGGCTGCACACCTCCGGCGGGTTATACTGAAGCATCAGGTGATTGCAATGACAACAACCCTGAAATGAACCCCGGAGTATCTGAAACATGCAATGGTTTGGACGATAACTGTAACGGAATTACCGATGACAATGCGCTAAGTGCAACCATCACAGCACTTGGGCCTACCGATTTTTGCGCCCAGGGCTCGGTTGTCTTAAAGGCATCCCCTGCTGACTCCAGCTATACTTATTTATGGATCAGGGACAGTGTTATTCTTTCTTCGCATACCCGCGATTCTACCACAGCTAAACGTTCCGGAATGTATTCCGTAATTATCTCTGACAGTAACTGTACCGATACGTCCGGCATTATTACAGTAAATGAGATTCCAAAACCGGTGGTGTCCATTATGCCCTCCGGAACCCTTACGATCTGCCCAGGTATACCGGTTACATTAAGTGCTCTGACAGATGAAGCAGTAGCGTATCAGTGGAAAAAAGGAGGTACCGATATTGCCGGAGCTATTGATAGTGTTTATATCGTTCCTGAAGATAGTACCGGTAAATTTAAAGTGAGTATAACCACTTCAGAAGGATGCCACAATTCCAGCGACTTCACGATTATCAGTCGGCTTGAAGGTCCTAAAAAAGCCGAGATTACTGTATTAAACGGTGGAAACCTCGATCTTTGCAGTGGTAATGTTCGCCTTCAATCTAATGGAAGCAGCAGCCTTGTGTATCAATGGTATAAGAACGATATTTTGCTTGCAGGCGCAACGGGGAGGAGTCTTTATCCTAAAAAACCGGGAGATTATAAAGTGCAGGTGACTTTAAAATCCGACAGCTGCAGCAGGTTTTCAGCGCCGGTTACGGTTACTTCTTCGTGCAGGCTTTCTGATGGTATAGATGATAATATTTTAGGCTTAAGTATATTTCCCAACCCTGCTGATAATAAATTCACTATCAATCTACGCGAGCAAGGTGCTACTGACAGACCTGCAATCATGCAGATGATTAACACGCTTGGGCAGGTGATTTACACCAGGACAGAAATGATTGTAAAAGGTAAATTAATCACTGAAATAAACTTAGAACCTACATTATCTTCCAATACTTACCTTGTTAAGATAATCACGGCTGAAAAGGTGTATACAGAGCAATTAATAATTCAGCATTAA
- a CDS encoding acyl-CoA desaturase: MVFKTVILLLVTFGAYGLIISGKLPLLGMWALCLVMGMGLAGLGFSVAHDAVHGAYSKNKNVNYVLGLVMNLIGGNRYVWSITHNIIHHTYTNIYEIDEDLEVAPFIRLSKHARHRPIHRIQHIIGFLAYGFATIFWVLLKDFKKLMQKKIGPYTNKKHPSSEIVLLIIFKVICYAYMIVIPLLVLDVTWWQFLIGFLTMHMTAGIILGVVFQLAHTVEGTEHHHHDTEEIKDTWAVHQMKTTSNFAMKNKIINWYVGGLNFQIEHHLFPRICSIHYPAISKIVQQTAETYEIPYNYHPTFIGAIQSHYRVLKQLGARP; this comes from the coding sequence ATGGTTTTTAAAACCGTTATATTATTACTCGTAACATTTGGAGCCTATGGCTTAATCATTTCCGGGAAATTGCCTCTTCTGGGAATGTGGGCATTGTGCCTTGTGATGGGAATGGGCCTCGCAGGTCTTGGATTTTCAGTTGCGCATGATGCTGTTCATGGTGCCTATTCAAAGAACAAAAACGTAAATTATGTCTTAGGACTGGTGATGAACTTAATTGGCGGAAATCGTTATGTGTGGAGCATTACACACAATATTATCCATCATACCTACACCAACATTTATGAAATAGATGAAGATCTCGAGGTGGCACCATTTATTCGCCTTTCGAAGCACGCCCGTCATAGACCCATTCATCGCATTCAGCATATAATTGGATTTCTTGCATATGGATTTGCAACTATTTTTTGGGTTCTGTTAAAGGATTTCAAAAAATTAATGCAGAAGAAAATAGGCCCATATACAAATAAGAAGCATCCTTCTTCTGAAATTGTGTTGCTTATCATTTTTAAAGTGATTTGTTATGCCTATATGATTGTAATTCCTTTGCTTGTTCTTGACGTAACCTGGTGGCAGTTTTTAATAGGTTTTTTAACCATGCACATGACTGCCGGAATAATACTTGGGGTTGTATTTCAACTGGCTCATACGGTAGAAGGCACAGAGCATCATCATCACGACACTGAAGAGATTAAAGACACCTGGGCTGTTCACCAGATGAAGACTACGAGCAATTTTGCTATGAAGAACAAAATAATAAATTGGTATGTAGGCGGACTAAACTTCCAGATAGAGCACCACCTTTTTCCAAGGATTTGCAGTATCCATTATCCTGCTATTAGTAAAATTGTTCAGCAAACAGCAGAAACCTATGAGATTCCGTATAATTATCATCCTACTTTTATCGGGGCGATACAATCACATTACCGGGTATTGAAACAGCTGGGTGCAAGACCTTGA
- a CDS encoding GNAT family N-acetyltransferase, with amino-acid sequence MIFREAQIEDIKHLMLVRLSVHENVLSDPGLIKEKDYKDYLTSRGKGWLCEVNNTIAGFSIVDLVNHNIWALFVLPEFEKLGIGKRLQELMLDWYFSHTDQNVWLSTAPGSRAELFYRISGWDAVGNYGKVEIKFEMSSAKWKNR; translated from the coding sequence ATGATATTCAGGGAAGCTCAGATTGAAGACATAAAGCACCTTATGTTGGTGAGGCTGTCTGTCCATGAAAATGTATTGTCTGACCCCGGTTTAATAAAGGAAAAGGATTATAAGGATTATTTGACTAGCCGTGGGAAAGGCTGGCTTTGCGAAGTAAATAATACTATCGCTGGCTTTTCAATAGTGGACCTGGTTAACCATAATATCTGGGCCCTGTTTGTGCTTCCGGAATTTGAAAAATTGGGAATTGGAAAAAGGTTGCAAGAACTGATGCTGGATTGGTATTTTAGTCACACTGATCAGAATGTATGGCTAAGCACTGCTCCGGGATCCAGGGCTGAACTCTTTTACCGGATAAGTGGTTGGGATGCAGTTGGTAACTATGGAAAGGTAGAAATAAAATTCGAGATGAGTTCAGCTAAATGGAAAAACCGGTGA
- a CDS encoding GNAT family N-acetyltransferase produces MKLNFEPFPVITSERLLLRKLKGSDQHAILVLRSDERILKYLDIAKANNLEDAIRFIVKINNGIANNECIYWGITLKNNGRLIGTICLWNLSLEDSKAEIGYVLHPEFQGKGLMQESMGSVIAYGFKEMQLEMIDAVLHPDNVKSIQVLERKKFTRVLKGEDGSEMHQETIYYSLRSSDH; encoded by the coding sequence GTGAAGCTGAATTTTGAACCGTTTCCAGTGATTACTTCCGAAAGACTGCTCTTAAGAAAACTTAAAGGGAGTGATCAGCATGCAATTCTGGTCCTTCGTTCTGATGAAAGAATTTTAAAATATCTGGATATAGCAAAGGCAAATAATTTGGAAGATGCTATAAGATTTATCGTTAAAATAAATAATGGAATTGCAAATAATGAATGTATTTACTGGGGAATCACTTTAAAAAATAACGGCAGGTTAATCGGCACAATTTGTTTATGGAATTTATCTTTAGAAGATTCTAAAGCTGAAATTGGTTATGTACTGCATCCCGAATTTCAGGGCAAGGGACTCATGCAGGAATCTATGGGCAGCGTTATAGCATATGGGTTTAAAGAGATGCAGCTTGAGATGATAGATGCTGTGCTCCATCCGGACAATGTTAAATCAATTCAAGTACTGGAAAGAAAAAAGTTTACACGCGTTCTTAAGGGGGAGGATGGATCTGAGATGCATCAGGAAACTATTTACTATTCACTTCGGTCGTCCGATCATTAA
- a CDS encoding methyltransferase gives MKRIDFVSEVLKRETTIGAILPSSRSLVRKMLAKVNFKSAGIIVEFGPGNGIITKEIIRRKNPETRLIIFEVNPDFFKYLKATIGDRKDITIYNRSADLLTETLHEEGIDKADYIISSVPLIRLPKTVSENIILSAHQMLKDGGLFIQFQYSLMSQRKLKNLFKDVKTNFAAINMPPAFIYICTK, from the coding sequence GTGAAGAGAATTGATTTTGTATCTGAGGTTTTAAAACGAGAAACAACAATTGGGGCTATACTGCCGAGTTCCCGCTCACTGGTTAGAAAAATGCTGGCAAAAGTAAATTTCAAATCCGCCGGAATTATTGTCGAATTCGGTCCTGGAAATGGAATTATTACAAAAGAAATTATTCGCAGAAAAAATCCGGAAACCAGGCTGATTATTTTTGAGGTTAACCCGGATTTCTTTAAGTATTTAAAAGCAACAATCGGAGATAGAAAGGACATTACAATATATAACCGTTCTGCGGATCTTCTTACTGAAACCCTGCATGAAGAAGGTATTGATAAGGCAGATTATATAATTTCATCAGTGCCTCTCATCCGGCTTCCTAAGACAGTAAGTGAAAATATTATTTTAAGTGCCCATCAGATGCTGAAAGATGGAGGGCTATTCATTCAGTTTCAATACTCATTAATGAGCCAGCGAAAGCTTAAAAACCTTTTTAAGGATGTAAAAACAAATTTTGCTGCTATAAATATGCCCCCGGCTTTTATCTACATCTGCACTAAATAA
- a CDS encoding NAD(P)/FAD-dependent oxidoreductase, whose product MTDKKRIIIVGGGFAGLTLAKKLNNTVYEILLIDKVNYHQFQPLFYQVTTAAIDPSNVSFPLRSIFHDSKNVRIRLAEVQQIIPAENKIKTTIGDFTYDYLVAATGADTNFFGNKVMEEKTYPMKSTVEALYLRYRILKNFEDALTAPAEELEGLMTYVIVGGGPTGVELCGAIAEMRKAVLPKDYPDLDFKNMKIILLEGSPKLLGSMSEQSSEKAEQYLTKMGVHVSTSTRVKEYDGKLISLENGNSIRTDTVIWAAGIRGNVLEGINPQIVVRGNRITVDRCNKVEGYLNIFALGDLAYMVTPKYPNGHPQVANVAINQAKCLADNLKKSLKNKPWLPFEYKDKGSMATVGKRKAVVDLSFIKFQGLFAWFVWMGLHLLLLMGMRNKIFVFIEWINAYFTNDSTLRLIFRPLANKKYQQ is encoded by the coding sequence ATGACGGATAAAAAAAGAATAATTATTGTCGGTGGAGGTTTTGCAGGATTAACCCTTGCAAAAAAATTAAATAATACGGTGTATGAAATACTATTGATTGATAAAGTAAATTATCACCAGTTCCAGCCCTTATTTTACCAGGTTACCACAGCGGCAATTGATCCTTCCAATGTCTCATTTCCTCTGCGCAGTATCTTTCATGATTCAAAAAATGTACGTATACGCCTTGCCGAGGTACAGCAAATTATTCCTGCTGAAAACAAAATAAAAACAACAATTGGCGATTTCACTTATGATTACCTGGTAGCTGCCACTGGTGCAGATACCAATTTTTTCGGGAATAAAGTGATGGAGGAAAAAACCTACCCGATGAAATCTACTGTAGAGGCGCTTTACCTCAGGTACCGTATTTTAAAAAATTTTGAAGATGCACTCACAGCACCTGCGGAAGAATTGGAAGGATTAATGACTTACGTTATTGTAGGCGGTGGACCTACGGGAGTTGAGCTTTGCGGCGCCATAGCTGAAATGAGAAAAGCAGTGCTGCCGAAGGATTATCCTGATCTGGATTTTAAGAATATGAAAATAATCTTGCTGGAGGGTTCTCCAAAACTGTTAGGTTCCATGTCAGAACAGTCCTCAGAAAAAGCAGAGCAATACCTGACAAAAATGGGAGTTCACGTATCGACAAGCACACGTGTAAAGGAATATGATGGAAAACTGATTTCATTGGAAAATGGAAACTCCATTAGAACAGATACGGTGATCTGGGCTGCAGGAATCCGGGGAAATGTATTGGAAGGAATAAATCCACAAATAGTAGTACGCGGTAACCGCATTACGGTAGACCGGTGTAACAAAGTGGAAGGCTATTTAAATATTTTTGCATTAGGTGATCTGGCCTATATGGTCACTCCAAAGTATCCTAATGGTCATCCACAGGTGGCAAATGTGGCAATTAACCAGGCGAAATGCCTCGCAGATAATCTTAAAAAGTCATTGAAAAATAAACCATGGTTGCCATTTGAATATAAGGATAAAGGCTCCATGGCCACAGTAGGCAAAAGAAAGGCTGTGGTTGACCTGTCATTTATTAAATTCCAGGGTTTATTCGCATGGTTTGTTTGGATGGGATTACATCTATTGCTGCTTATGGGAATGCGAAACAAAATATTTGTATTCATCGAATGGATCAACGCCTATTTCACTAATGACTCCACGCTCCGATTAATATTCAGGCCACTGGCTAATAAAAAGTACCAGCAATAA
- a CDS encoding T9SS type A sorting domain-containing protein: protein MKRLYYSFLAYLFFFSGISIYAQSTTPLIKWQECIGGSLNDEARNMKCTPDGGFIVTGYTESDDGDVTSNFGKADYWVVKCDNKAKLQWQQNYGGSLKDWARYIDFTVDNGFAVIGNSESKDIEVTNNHGADDFWMMKLDSNGNLQFEKSLGGSGQDFGYSIHQTQDSGSIIFGGTESTNGQVTENYGDVDYWAVKLNVSGDLIWEKAYGGSMHEEGSSLSITSNGGYIISGYSNSTDGDVSGNHGSYDVWIVKTDAAGKIDWSKCYGGSLDDGARDIEPTPDGGYVIAGYASSSDGDVTKNQGGKDLWIIKIDARGEIIWQKTYGGSASDYAYSVKLDADEDFLIAGYTFSSDGDISVNYGGADVWVLKIDKENGNIIWQKTMGGSGDDTGRSLSQNTSGDYILAGITGSNNHDVLGLHGKNDAWVVNLCIPNTFYLDADGDGYGTPSDTQMVCTNDLPAGYVANHTDCNDKKAGIHPGAEETCNSVDDDCNGKVDDGVIDAVVTAEGPTRFCRPDSVKLVASLDKQKYSYQWLKDGSILQGATTTVYFADKSGSYAISISENGCSATSNTVEVTANSIPVATLSPSEKIKVCPGIKVTFTATEDPGYLYQWYKNDKAISGATRSMYTTNKEEEGSYSVIVTNKNLCSAESPATVLNRYADPDAIISPQGDLDICITGNVLLKANAGSGFRYQWIKNGDDIAGATKKSYTAKKTGIYEVSVTNSNDCTNTSSPVTVYSSCKIEQQENLIPQISIFPNPNNGSFIVAAKQIASPYSDIKIINVLGKAIFNEHVVIINNEINKAINLPPVASGFYLIELNTGNQVITQIFLVKR from the coding sequence ATGAAAAGACTGTATTATTCCTTTTTAGCCTATCTATTTTTTTTCTCAGGCATAAGTATTTATGCTCAGTCTACTACGCCTCTCATTAAATGGCAGGAATGTATTGGCGGATCACTAAACGATGAAGCACGTAATATGAAATGTACTCCCGATGGCGGGTTCATTGTTACAGGATATACAGAATCGGATGACGGTGATGTTACTTCGAACTTTGGCAAGGCCGATTATTGGGTAGTTAAATGTGATAATAAAGCGAAGCTGCAGTGGCAACAAAATTATGGCGGTAGTCTTAAAGATTGGGCTCGCTATATAGATTTTACCGTTGATAATGGTTTTGCAGTAATCGGCAACTCTGAATCAAAAGATATAGAAGTTACAAACAACCATGGCGCCGATGATTTCTGGATGATGAAATTAGACAGCAACGGAAACCTGCAGTTTGAAAAATCCCTTGGAGGTTCCGGGCAGGATTTTGGATATAGTATTCATCAGACACAAGATAGCGGCTCTATCATTTTCGGAGGTACTGAATCCACTAATGGCCAAGTGACGGAAAACTACGGGGATGTTGACTATTGGGCCGTAAAGCTCAATGTGAGCGGAGACCTGATTTGGGAAAAAGCATATGGCGGCAGCATGCATGAAGAGGGAAGCTCACTTAGTATTACCAGTAATGGCGGATATATTATTTCAGGATATTCTAATTCTACAGATGGGGATGTATCCGGTAACCATGGCAGCTACGATGTGTGGATCGTGAAAACTGATGCAGCCGGAAAAATTGATTGGAGTAAGTGCTACGGAGGCTCGCTTGATGATGGTGCGCGGGATATAGAACCCACCCCTGACGGTGGGTATGTTATTGCCGGTTATGCTTCATCTTCAGATGGAGATGTGACCAAAAATCAGGGAGGTAAAGACCTGTGGATTATAAAAATTGATGCAAGAGGAGAAATTATCTGGCAAAAAACTTATGGAGGATCAGCAAGCGATTATGCCTATTCAGTGAAATTAGATGCGGATGAAGATTTTTTAATTGCCGGGTACACTTTTTCTTCTGATGGAGACATTTCTGTAAATTATGGTGGAGCAGATGTTTGGGTGCTTAAAATCGATAAAGAAAATGGTAACATTATATGGCAGAAAACAATGGGTGGCAGCGGAGATGACACCGGACGTTCCTTATCGCAAAATACTTCCGGTGATTACATACTGGCAGGTATCACCGGGTCAAATAATCATGATGTTTTAGGACTGCATGGAAAAAATGATGCATGGGTGGTAAATCTGTGCATCCCCAATACATTTTATCTGGATGCAGATGGTGATGGTTATGGAACTCCCTCTGACACTCAAATGGTATGCACTAACGATCTACCTGCAGGATATGTCGCCAACCATACAGATTGCAATGATAAAAAAGCAGGTATACATCCCGGCGCAGAGGAAACCTGTAATTCAGTGGATGATGATTGTAATGGGAAGGTCGACGATGGAGTAATTGATGCGGTGGTTACGGCAGAAGGACCTACCCGGTTTTGTCGCCCTGATTCGGTTAAGCTGGTGGCCTCACTGGATAAGCAGAAATATAGCTACCAATGGTTAAAAGACGGAAGTATATTACAGGGTGCTACAACAACAGTTTACTTCGCAGATAAAAGCGGAAGCTATGCAATTTCTATATCAGAAAATGGTTGCTCTGCCACTTCCAACACGGTGGAAGTAACCGCGAATTCAATTCCGGTTGCGACTCTTTCTCCATCAGAAAAAATAAAAGTGTGCCCTGGCATTAAAGTAACGTTTACTGCAACGGAAGATCCTGGATACCTCTATCAATGGTATAAAAATGATAAAGCAATTTCCGGTGCAACTCGTTCAATGTACACAACAAATAAAGAGGAAGAAGGATCTTATTCTGTGATTGTCACCAATAAAAATTTATGCAGTGCTGAATCACCGGCAACTGTATTAAACCGTTATGCGGATCCCGATGCTATCATTTCGCCGCAGGGAGATCTGGATATTTGCATCACCGGTAACGTACTATTGAAGGCGAATGCAGGATCAGGCTTTCGCTACCAGTGGATAAAGAATGGAGATGATATAGCAGGTGCAACAAAGAAAAGCTATACCGCAAAAAAGACAGGAATTTATGAAGTGTCGGTTACGAATTCTAATGATTGTACAAATACGTCTTCTCCAGTAACTGTTTATTCCTCCTGTAAAATTGAGCAGCAGGAAAATTTAATCCCTCAGATCTCCATATTTCCAAACCCAAATAACGGATCATTTATAGTTGCTGCAAAACAAATCGCATCACCGTATTCCGATATAAAAATTATAAATGTGTTAGGAAAAGCAATTTTTAATGAACATGTGGTGATAATAAATAATGAGATTAACAAGGCAATTAACTTGCCACCAGTCGCAAGCGGGTTTTATCTTATAGAGTTAAATACCGGAAATCAGGTAATCACACAAATCTTCCTGGTAAAAAGATAG